The genomic window TCTTACTATAGATGAACTGGACAAAAGGATCAGGGTTAGTAAGGAATAACGCATTAAATTACATGGTCATAACATCTACTAAATTCCTAACATAGGGTACCTTTTCCCCAATGAAGAAGTAGGTAttgtataatatttcataattgcTTTTCCCAAACTACTTAAAAGTTACACCACGAAGGTACACGTAACTACTAAGTTCTTATCCCAACTCCTTAAGTGAACTTCTTAGTGAAAAAATGTTGTTTCCTCAGGAGTTTGAACTGAAAGACATGCCCGGGGAGGGCGAGGGCATGGATGAGGCGGGAAGCCCTCCCGTCGAGGAACAAGCAGAAGTCAGTAAGTTTCTtcttaataaataggtacctacaacttGGCATGGCCGACCCCCCGTAGCACCTAGCTGTGTGTGAAACCTATATTGAAGCACCTCTTTTTCGAATTGGCTATCTGATTCATAGATATAAACACTTTTGGTGCCATTTTTCGCGATGTGCTGTacctacagtttattttgatacttattGCTTTCAAAACTTCTTAAGACCGACGTTACGTGGACGTATCTAATGAATAAAACAGTAAGTATAACGATGTTGTATCAACTCCCGACAGTGCCCGAAGGAGAGGAGAAAGAGGAAGTGCCTAAGGAACCAGTACCTCCAAAGTTGCCTCCGGAGCCGCAGAGCACCTGGCAGGCGCCCGCACCCATACCGGTCGAGAGGCCGGGTCAGGGAGTCAATAAGAAGGTAGGAAAGAATGAGTACCTACTACGTTAAACCATGTTAAACTCACTAGCTTATCAGAACATACGTACCAAATTATGCATTCTTGGTTTTCGTACCAAAACAATTATTCCTGAGTTTTAATTATCTTGTTTGAATAGGAACCTCATCTGCTGAATTGTGAACCTTTTCTACCTAGATTAGATGGTTCGAAATCCTGAAACTGCCTGGTTTTATCATATGTCTTGAAATAGTTTCCATCGATCCTGAAACTGTCTGGTTTTATCATTTCTCTTGAAGTATTTTCCACAAAGCTGAAGTTCACAGGTGTACTGGGTCTGCAACCGTCCTGGCGAGCAGTGGATCTGCCTGCCAGACATCAAGCCTGATCACATCCGCGTGGCCAGGCTCTCTGTGCGCTGCATGACTGGAGACCTTGAATCTGAGGTAAGCTGCTTCTGAGGCGAATCGTTCCATTTTTGATAGATATATTGGTTATGATAATTAATCTGTGCTTGTTCACGCAGCCAGCTGCCTCTATAACGAATGTCATTGCCTTATTACGATTTAGggacctccttctttttgggaagtcagttaaacAAGTAACAAAATTGTACAAATCATCTGTTTTAGTATGTTGCAAATCACTACTCAATTACTGTGCCATGATTCGTGAATCAAGCAAATCGGGGGTCTTGCCAAAGATGAAATCAAGCCATcgacttaatatttaaaattatggcATATTTAGAGAGCATCTTAAAGTCCAATCACTCAATAGTTCAACGTTTGCAGGTGATAACATTCCCTCCATTCGACGGCGTGGAGAAGCACTATCTTCGCGCTCAGATAGCTCGCATTGCTGCTTCCACATCTATCTCACCCCAAGGGTTCTTTACCTACGGTTCTGGAGAAGAGGAAGAAGATCTCAACTTGGAAGAGGGAGGAGGTCAGTTTTCacaaaaccttttttattttattatattaaatcatcaaatgccctTCGCGCTATGgctgagcagcgtgagggagtgtgaTGTCAGACTCTTCCTGACTAAATTAAgtttcttcttaagccctttatgttaCACGGTTGCGGCAattcttttgaacaatcccgcagccccagttTTCACAAAATCTGACAAAGTAACACCCCTACAAATTACCATGATACCTTTATAGTAAATCGTTTAGGTGGTCATGATGAGTCAAGACCTTGTCAAGACATTATCCTCCTTTGAGTCGCGCAGACGGGTAAAGTGTTCTTAATGACTGGTTTCAGGTGACATGGAATTTAACCCGAACCCGTACTACCAGGGTCACACGCTGAAAGATCTCGTAGACTCCAACTTGACGTACTGGGTGCACCACGGACGACATATCCTCAAGCAAGGCAGGACCTTGTGGTGGAACCCTAACGCTGGGATGGTAAGAACATAGTAAAACGAAATTAAAATTGAGTTTTGGCCAAAACTGTGAATATGTTTCTCGTACTATCTGATAACTCTTATTAAGTAACTATCCTTAACTTCTTTCGTCATTAAGGTAAGGTAAGTAATAGGTAAGAAGTACGAAATTGCAAGCCAGTAGACATTCAGACATTTCGTCGTCCTTGACGAAAAACcgttaaaaaaattgtaggtataGATAAAATCACTAAAATCCGGTAGTAGTTTCACTTACTATACCTGCTAGGATGAGGCAATCGAGGAAGAAGAGGACGAAGGCCCTCCCCCCGCAGAGCCAGAAGTAGGCCCGTCTCTCTTCACGGCATTGGCTGAAGACGACAGGATCGAAGGCCTGAGCGCCTGGAGTACCAGGGTTAGCTCCACCCTGTGCCCTGACAGAGCTCTCGCCGTCATCAGGAGCAATCTGTGGCCGGGGGCCGTGGCTTACGCTTCTACGGGCAAGTTTGTATCTTTGGAACATGTTATAATTGAATTAGATATAAGTACAAGTATAGGACTTCCCTTTTACTCTTGTACTGAACCATATTTTTGGGGCCTGAAACTGAATTAAGTGAGATCGGGTGCGGTTTCAGACGTATAGGCGCCTGTAGCTTTATCCGCCGATCAAGCCTTAGCGTAAAAATACTTTCATTGCTTATCTAAATCGATGCATAGTTGACAAGGTATTTGGTATATATATTCTACTTAGGAAGTCAGATTGCATGTACGTGGGTTGGGGCCTGAAGTTCCAGCCGCCGAACTTCTCGCCGCTGCAGCTGCCGTTGCCTCAGGATGAGTACCCCATCGGCCCTGAAGTCATGGAGATGGCTGACCCTACATTCGCTGATGAGGAGGTTGGTAGCCAGTATCCAGTAGCCAAAACGTGTGCAAGGTGCTCTTCACTAATTGCTCTTCGATGCTCTTTAAAGATACTCTTTTTCTCTCTATTCTAAACTGCAGCTTTGCTTTGGCTTTTTTCCCTGTAAAATATAAGGACTTGAACCATGTAATATGCCTTTCAAATTGAGTACCAACGATGTTGCTGTTAGTTATAGAAAGTAGGTATTCATGAAGAAGGAATAAAACTCATAATCAAAATCGCTATCGTGCtgataaataggtatgtaccaTATCTTGAGCCCACAGCATTTCTGGTAACATGTGCGACTACGGCAATTCACGCTTCTTGTtggagaaatatttatttaatgttcgaTTTTTCAATCACCTATAGATGTTAACGTTATATCAGCTTTTgtgtagaaaatatgtcaatcGCCATATTTAATCCTCAGAATAGTGAAATTGATGATAGGAAAATCTTCCTGAAATTTAAAATGTCACGTCAGAAATGATATGTTGACATTTTACTCCTTGCAGGCGTACCGCATCGCCCATTTACCCCCTCCACCGCCGCCGGAGATCATGGGAGAAGGAGAGGGCGGCTTCGGAGAGGAAGTCGAAGAGGAAGACTAAAGCCTATACCCGTAGTAGTAACGTCTTATATGTATGCAGTTCATTTGCTGCTAGTTGATCTTTATTGTCATGGTAATAAGGGTCattattgaagtattttttaaatatgtatgtcgATTCTCATGACACATGAGTAAGATGGATTggagcataaaaaaaaaattaccattcAGTCTTGTTACCATTCGAGAGTTTTGCGAAGCTTGATTGaaagtcttttttttcttttagcgTTTATGTGTTACCGTAATTCCGTAAGACAGTTGATATCGTTCAAGTTTTGAGTGACCCCGACATCGGGAGAAGACTAGGCAGACGATGAGATGAAACTGAAATAACTTGTAGGATTTATTCGACAATTGACTGACTGAATTTAATTTGCATTATTAgtgttgttttttatgttttgttaaagaGAGTTCGTCGTTGATTATgattgttatttatgttttgaaataaaggatagtgtaaaaaaaacttgtgtttttatcactaacatttttatttagcaacatcaatgttttacattgtttgttttatttttatatacagaaACTTTAGTTAAGAATTTCTTAATTATGATTCCATGAttgatgcaaaaatattttgtaacacatCGCAATAGATATTTAACTGAAGTTGAATTATTTCGTTccaatatcaaaaataaactaCAGAATTACTTAGGTTAGATAAATGGCTTTTATTTCTGTTGGTGtcaaaagaatcatcaaaacaTGACCACTTTTgggataattatttttttaaggctTAAAAGCCACTTATCCAACCTTCACAAATCCACAAAAAAAACAGCTGTAATatcattgtatttatttaaacataaacagaacaaaacaacaaaattaatttacaaatattattttttatgcttaTGCAACTGTGGTGCTGATAATTTGACTTTCCCGGGGAAGTTTCTTGCAATATTTTCCTCTTTCACGGCTTTGAGGAGGTCCTTCTCGCGAGGAGTGCCGGCTTTGTCGCGGAGGAAGACCTGGACAGCAGTCTTAGCTGCCTTCCCGCGTTTGCTGGCTCCGGGAGTCAGCTTTACTTTGTATCTGGGGATTATTTGAAATGTGTGTTATAGTTGATTTTACTAAGACTAATGATTGATATCCTGAGGCTCAAGTTTACCGACAGCATAAATGTTGGATTTCATAGTAACCATCTGTTTACTATCAATTTTTACGGTTGTCGGTCAACTTAGACTTAAATTATATAcattcctatatttttttaatataccaaTCTAAAAAGAATTAACATTTTTGACTTCTGATTGTTAAAAAACGTAATAGACGTTCAAAATTATTAGTGCACATAACTAAACTTATCAACGAAACTAGTTTTCTTCAAATTATTAATACATCCAACGTAGAatatattcataatttttttatatcgCTCTAATCTACATATTACTCCCATATGTACATACTTATAGTTGTTGAGTGCGGAATACGGTGCTACCACTGGCACCGCGAAGAGTAGCTCGTCGTCCGTGTGAGGAATACCGGTGAGCTGGCACAGCATCTCCGTGTCCGCGTCCGGTCCTGGCTGCTCAGCCTAGAGGGGAAAGAGGGGGGAATGAAAACCAGTAATTTTATGTAATGTTGTattaattttagataaataactctaaaataatatttttcccaCACAAATAACAAAGAAGATGcaacataagtaaataaataaaggaaacaaatataatgaccaccataaaatgctttgatacccttagttttgtaaccagaaatatctactgaacaccagaaaaataaagtctaaaaatgtaatagtaccagctattttagtcacgacttcactttaaattgtattcgaccaccaaatttagtaaatgatcaccaactcttgacgaccaaattaatgtattatttttgcctaaataagtcactgtgattgccataaaatgtaggcttattaccaaataaagtattatgatgccatgttaagttatgtgtccggcttgcaatgcatgcgtgagtgtcagtatgacgagtgacaggggaaaatggaagaaaatgacatattgcgccgaccccaagtaaaattgggaacagggcaggagaaagaagaagaagaatgtgtttctcaatacactccctcgaaaacacactctgatcgcactgtttagaggcatgcaatagacaattttccaccctagtgcaggaaaagggccccattatgttattacatttattgtatcaggccgaacttatttttttggagtcagtttacttaaacaggatagcaagatgtaatttatataatgattataattttatattaaaacgctggtataattttgatgatcatttactacttttgggataacaatgatttatttggactcattttgcttaaataggatagcagaatttaaaaactttggttataatcttactttaacaTGGtggtttcattttggtgatcatttactatttttgtctgctatttgttactctatctggtgatcagttaaacataagccataaaTAAATGGCATGATTGTCTTAAGTCACTTTTAGGTACATATAAAGATGACATTACAAGCCCTCTCTTAGTAAATTGTTTGTCGTCGTTTTAGCCAAAATTCGCTATTgaataccaatatttttttctaatcttaAAGTCGATAAGAATGTGGCGCAATTCACAAATAAGTAAATTAGAGATGTTACGCGTTATACGATTTGATAATGTACTACATGACGACCTCGACGgggcaatggtcaccatgccggactttcgaatctgaggtcccgtttccgattcccggttcggtcgacaccGTCGGCCGACCACGTTACAAtctatacatacaataaaatgataggaaagtcaaaactgtacattgaatattttttttaaagaatacttggggggtgatccataatcgattctgaacccaaatatgtagtttttagaatttttgtctgtatgtctgtttatttgtctgtatgtttgtcccggataaactcaaaaagtactgcatggagtTAAATCAAATTTGCATGACTATtgcctgggggccggttcaacacataggctatatattatcacgctatcacccacgggggttgagcaatgaacgataaaaTAACCGAAATTGGAAAATTgtaaattctatattgcccacgcagacgaagtcgcgggcaacagctagtatgtatatacatatgtagtttatcagttatgttagcacccataacacaagttaattaataacttaccataggGCTAACCGACCGTATGTGTTGTCACTTGGGTACTTACATCAGGTTCAGGGTCCACCTCCTCAGGGTCTGACTCGGCCTCCAGTATGAGCGGCGCCGGCTGCGGGATCTTCACTCCTCGAGGGCCTGTCTTCACCTTATTGGCTTTCGCTGCTGCTGCCTTCTTCTGAGCTTTCTTTGATTCTTTCTCACCTTTTGCCGACTGAACAGAGAGGGTAAAGATATGTATGGTGGTTAGAATGAGAACGagagaaattttattttcagttcacTTTAGCGCAATAGTACCAAAGATGCAGCGGTCCTAATTACATCCTTATTTTATGTAggtgatgaaaaaaatatggggATCCTTGAAACATAGGTCATGCACAAAGTAATTTAGATAGCTAATGAGACAATTTTGAGATtctgaaaattaatttagtgaaAAATACTCGACCACCATTAATGTTGACTTTTTTCAGTACCTAAATAGTTTACCTAGTAGTACGGCGGTCCACTTGCTGACAGCTgtctacaaaattatattgCCAATGTAAAGTATATGTAAAGACCAAGAGATAAAGCCTATATTTGAATGTTATTTATGCTAATATTTAGGGaacaattaatcaaaaacacacataggaagtggtaaacgtcgggcgttttgggggctgtcttttgtaaatttgaccttcaaaatgtgctgattttcagcctactttgaataaatgacttttgattttgattgtatCAAAAATGACCTGCAACAACTCCATCATAATAGCGCGATCCTCTTCATCCTGGTTCTTATACTTTTCTTTCATCTTCTTGATCTTGCTGCGCTGTCCTCGCTTTACTCccttttcttctttcttctctTCTGCAGTCTTCTGTGCCTTCTGCTGCTTCTGTGGCTTCTTACCGCCCTTTCTTGGTAGAGCTGGGAATGACGGCATTTTGTCTTCcgctaaaaatataaaaaatattttaaaaatcttgctTTTTTGTAGAAGTCAGTAACAGAAGATTAAAGTTAACTCAAATACTTGGCGATTTTTTTATGACTTACTTTTGTCAGATGTCTCGGAAAATGTTCTGGATTTTGATTGGACGAAAACTTCACCGGTTCCATGATCAACCTGAAAAGTTATCATTGtcaatcaaatataaaagtaGACTTTCGATACTTCAGAACACCTTATCAAGGACAATTAGGTAAGTAATTCAGAATTTTAAGATGGGGTGCCTACAGGGTGTTAAAGTTGATAAAAGCATACTTTCAAAACATCGTTTTCTTTGTATTCTAATACTTTCACTCTCTATTTTCCTAGATATACTCATAGAATTCATAAAAACTCCATACCTTGATATGTGTATCAGGGAACTCATCTTCCGAGGACTCACTGTCGCTCTCACTCACATCTTCCTCTTTCTCATCTCCCTCCTTTTCTTGTTCATTCTCATCTCCCTCTTTCTCTTGTTCATTCTCTTCTCTTTCGATCTCCTTCGTCTCCGTTATATCTTGTGCAGTCTGTTCCTCCTTTAGATCTTGTGTTGTCTGTGGCTCCTCTTTAATGGCGTCTAGTTTATTTGAATCTGTTTTATCTTCCTCTTTGTCTGATGGTTCGTCTgttaaaaattgtaaataacGGTGAAGTTTGAAAGTTTTGAAAAAACTACCCTCAATCCTAAATGGCTTTTGTCAAACTGTGCTGGGACACAATTAGCGAAACATGTAGAtatcgatttttattttattctatattaagacacatatttttgtttgcacCCTAAATCTTCAGAatttactgaaccaatttaaaaaatcttcctTGAATCGTTAAAAAACCGGTGACTGTATAGGCtggctgtattttatccgtAAATGAACTACAGGAAACTGCTAGTATACTTAGAATATAGCCACTCGTTTGACCactattcattattattatttattaaaatacagtgTAAACTTATGAACTATGTAATTACACATGTACCACAAAACCGTAAAAGGTATTAAAACTATCTCACTTGATAACTATTAACTTCACTATATGCTCACCATCATCAGACACCGGAATCTCCTGGTCTTCCTCCAAGTCCTGGGTTGACGTGATGTCAGAGGCGTCTTCTATAGCTATTGGTTTGCGTTCATCACGGTGTCGCTCTATACAGCTGTCTTCTAGCTGATAAACATAATATgcaaatattgtaattataataatggtagttaagttattattaaatatttatataacgtTCGAGGTGTAATTTCAAGTGATTTCACGATTAAAATTCGCTATAAAATGAGTTTACAATACAGTCCAAAGGTATCTTTTTTTGTGACGGGATGAAATTCCCCGGGTACACAGATGAAACCGCGAAAAATTGTATACAACATGTGACGACAAACACACAaaactttaataatttaaaagtttttacgaTCTGTTTTAAGTTCTGtaggcaatatttttgaaaaatgttacCTATTCGAGACAGTGGTTTAGTTTATTCTGCTCATTGAACTATTTTCAGATTTTGCTCATTTATCCTTTCACGTAGGTATGTTTTCCAGTTATCAGATAATTTATCCAACTTACCCGGAACATAAAACTGAATCCGAACTGCAGCTGATCGGGCAGTAGATAGTTCTTCTTCCCCCGTATCATGAAGGAGCCGGTGGTGAGGAACTCCCCCGTGGGGGCGGACTTGGAGACCTGCGAGGCGTGCACCCACCACGCCCGGGTCACTACCTTCGCTTCCCAGGCTACACTGTATGGgggaaattgtttttttttatgtattcctttatttaaagtaactagggcccataaatatacacatacatatatcataaataacttataaactaatacataaaattaatatcgaCTGACTCGATTTTGAAAATTGCTTGACCATTAGAAAGCTAAGTTATTTATGAGTAGGTATCATCCATTTTATCCTGACAAAACATAGCTCGGCATAGCGCGTTCAACACACATAAGTTTGTCTTGATTTTCATATTAGCAGAAACAGatattttcgtttttttatttatatgtacagTGACATGGTATTACCTATAAGCCACAGCGGCCTGTCCGGCTTCAGCGAGTGTCCGGGGCGGCACTTCCCCCTGTCCGGGGTTCTTCACGATGACGGACGCGGCGCCGGACACCTCCGCGTGCACGTATATGTCTCGGGATCGCATGTAACGCTTTACTAGGAGCTCGTTCTGTTGCTGGTCGCGCCCTCCTATTACCTGTTACAATGGAaaaccattattattaaaaaaacactagaaggtaattaaaaaaaatctaccgatgattttttgaaattttggcgtctttattaaattacatttagTATGGAACATCCGTTTATAAGCAAAAAAGCTTCATGCAGATGAATAGCCAGACAAGCTTTCTTTTTAATGGGGAAAATTCATtaaattacactggtcaacagcatttttggtgcaaaggtgaaatatataatttcttatagattatttgatacgtaatcgaagtatagaacataaagttgcactagcacgtagggatttagagatatacccctcctaaagtaccaaaaacgcgttttttaccgatatttgacgatttttttgaaggacagcaaaattgtttttagtttctatctatagcattatacagtactactcttcccgattgaaattcatttttatttcgaacgctaagagtttaaattttcatgaaatatgtatacagctacgatagttcgatcttccctatattttatttggcctgttagtatgaaaaaactccacttaatatttaaaatggtatatattgagaaagaaaacttgcaaaaatatatactaaaatgggattaatgcggggaaagtagtactatataatgcttt from Helicoverpa zea isolate HzStark_Cry1AcR chromosome 20, ilHelZeax1.1, whole genome shotgun sequence includes these protein-coding regions:
- the LOC124640020 gene encoding radial spoke head protein 6 homolog A, whose protein sequence is MSNTFLLEPDIIAAAENVMPDLNNDLILAKNFLKQQSAATGDSLYDHLVDVVQKILSQKPPDVVDNFEHYSWEVKQEKFRPNFDLLNDIYLSPPQLATVRSMEEMFRLVASKATKLDDLGEEEQELDLEEDNYKPKIQDLIDHNYYFREAGYGLPANECYTVYIAMIMLGIKEPVSSVRFFGKIFGTKANYYVAETDLTIDELDKRIREFELKDMPGEGEGMDEAGSPPVEEQAEVMPEGEEKEEVPKEPVPPKLPPEPQSTWQAPAPIPVERPGQGVNKKVYWVCNRPGEQWICLPDIKPDHIRVARLSVRCMTGDLESEVITFPPFDGVEKHYLRAQIARIAASTSISPQGFFTYGSGEEEEDLNLEEGGGDMEFNPNPYYQGHTLKDLVDSNLTYWVHHGRHILKQGRTLWWNPNAGMDEAIEEEEDEGPPPAEPEVGPSLFTALAEDDRIEGLSAWSTRVSSTLCPDRALAVIRSNLWPGAVAYASTGKKSDCMYVGWGLKFQPPNFSPLQLPLPQDEYPIGPEVMEMADPTFADEEAYRIAHLPPPPPPEIMGEGEGGFGEEVEEED